In one Neobacillus sp. WH10 genomic region, the following are encoded:
- a CDS encoding phosphotransferase has product MNGRLIERFYLSPSNSFIFKPLTNNGQIGKEVWIHEHVLPLLPAIYPKILSYSISDAPELNWMILEDLGYLSHDFHEESVLGVVEWVAWWHSLPIEKLRGVPLTGLKPGIKELVADICVQKEEVLRLLSLINMEEDAIHHLYMLIDSFVFSQKLVLSHGDLHSGNFAVVKGKLMILDWEHTHLNMPYWDLYHLIDMSYPLFPKKMTAQFRERILSVYLDHVGFDVDRGAFIEEYYLFASVFSIWMILLIQKDLQGNGGKWSADQLHAQLEETVSSLEQCLAVLVNEKS; this is encoded by the coding sequence ATGAACGGAAGGCTGATTGAAAGATTCTATTTATCCCCTTCCAATAGCTTTATTTTTAAACCATTAACAAATAATGGCCAAATAGGTAAAGAAGTATGGATTCACGAGCATGTTCTTCCCTTATTACCAGCTATTTATCCAAAAATACTCTCGTATTCGATTAGTGATGCCCCCGAGCTTAATTGGATGATTCTTGAGGACCTTGGTTATTTGTCACACGATTTTCATGAGGAAAGTGTATTAGGTGTGGTTGAATGGGTCGCTTGGTGGCATTCCCTGCCAATAGAAAAACTTAGGGGTGTGCCGCTTACAGGTTTAAAACCAGGGATTAAGGAGCTTGTAGCGGATATTTGTGTGCAGAAGGAAGAAGTCCTTCGGTTATTATCGCTTATTAACATGGAGGAAGATGCCATCCATCATCTATACATGCTGATTGATAGCTTCGTATTTTCACAGAAACTGGTTTTGTCTCACGGTGATTTGCATTCAGGGAATTTTGCGGTTGTGAAGGGTAAATTGATGATTTTAGACTGGGAGCACACCCATTTAAATATGCCCTATTGGGATTTGTACCATTTAATTGATATGTCGTATCCCCTTTTTCCGAAGAAGATGACGGCTCAGTTCCGCGAGAGAATCTTGTCAGTGTATCTTGATCATGTAGGTTTTGACGTTGATCGAGGTGCTTTTATCGAGGAGTATTATTTGTTTGCATCGGTGTTTTCTATTTGGATGATTTTGCTTATTCAAAAGGACTTACAGGGGAATGGCGGGAAGTGGTCTGCTGATCAGTTACATGCACAGCTAGAGGAGACGGTTTCAAGCCTCGAGCAGTGCTTGGCGGTTCTTGTGAATGAAAAAAGCTAA
- the pepT gene encoding peptidase T, with the protein MKNELIERFTSYVKVDTQSDEGSETCPSTEGQWTLLRMLVEELKSIGMEEVTMDDNGYVMATLPSNTEKETPTIGFLAHVDTATDFTGKNVKPQMVENYDGGEIVLNEALKVIMSPKDFPSLPEYKGHTLITTDGTTLLGADNKAGVTEIMTAMDYLIKHPEIKHGKVRVAFTPDEEIGRGPHKFDVAAFNASHAYTVDGGPLGELEYESFNAAGAKITIKGNNIHPGSAKDKMVNSMKIAMELHSKLPEQEVPEHTEGYEGFFHLLSFNGDVEQTSLHYIIRDHDREKFNARKATLENIVNELIGKYGSDKIILELNDQYYNMREKIEPVKEIVDIAHEAMVSLDIKPISKPIRGGTDGSQLSFMGLPTPNIFTGGENFHGKFEFISVDNMIKATNTIIEIIKLTEQRA; encoded by the coding sequence GTGAAAAACGAACTTATTGAAAGATTTACTTCCTATGTGAAGGTGGACACGCAGTCGGATGAAGGCAGTGAGACCTGTCCATCAACTGAAGGTCAGTGGACCTTGCTGCGCATGCTTGTTGAGGAATTAAAATCGATTGGTATGGAAGAGGTCACGATGGATGACAACGGCTATGTAATGGCAACCCTGCCGTCCAACACGGAAAAAGAGACACCAACGATTGGCTTCCTTGCCCATGTCGACACAGCTACTGACTTCACAGGAAAAAACGTGAAGCCTCAAATGGTCGAGAACTATGATGGCGGGGAAATCGTCCTAAACGAAGCGCTAAAGGTGATCATGTCACCGAAGGACTTCCCAAGCTTGCCAGAATACAAAGGGCACACGTTAATTACAACCGATGGCACAACGCTTCTTGGTGCAGACAACAAAGCCGGGGTCACCGAAATCATGACGGCAATGGACTACTTAATTAAACACCCGGAAATTAAGCACGGTAAGGTCCGCGTTGCGTTCACACCAGATGAGGAAATTGGCAGAGGTCCACATAAGTTTGACGTTGCGGCCTTCAATGCCAGTCATGCCTACACCGTCGATGGCGGCCCGCTTGGAGAGTTAGAATACGAAAGCTTCAACGCTGCTGGGGCCAAAATTACCATCAAGGGTAATAACATTCACCCAGGTTCAGCGAAGGACAAAATGGTCAATTCAATGAAAATTGCCATGGAATTACATAGCAAGCTTCCAGAACAAGAAGTGCCAGAACATACCGAAGGATACGAAGGCTTTTTCCATCTGCTTTCCTTCAATGGTGATGTTGAACAAACAAGTCTCCACTATATTATCAGGGACCATGACAGGGAAAAATTCAATGCCCGCAAGGCCACCTTGGAGAACATCGTGAATGAATTAATAGGGAAATACGGCAGTGACAAGATCATTCTTGAACTAAACGATCAATATTACAACATGAGAGAGAAAATAGAACCTGTGAAAGAAATTGTCGACATTGCCCATGAGGCGATGGTGAGCTTGGATATCAAGCCGATCTCTAAACCAATCCGCGGCGGCACAGACGGCTCGCAGCTTTCCTTTATGGGTCTGCCGACACCGAATATTTTTACGGGCGGCGAAAACTTCCACGGCAAATTTGAATTTATTTCTGTCGATAATATGATTAAAGCAACAAATACCATCATTGAAATTATCAAACTAACAGAGCAAAGAGCGTAA